A part of Microbacterium atlanticum genomic DNA contains:
- a CDS encoding glycoside hydrolase family 15 protein — MGDYPDISNHGVIGDLQTAALIDTEGTIDWFCAPRFDSPSIFGSLLDAQRGGFCRVRPDTDDYVTRQLYLPDTAILLTRYMTEAGVGEVIDFMPIAGHEPTDRHRIARLIRVVRGSMAFVGDIRPAFEYGTAEHTGIEPAPGDGVVFTGGGQSLTVHRVGDIVRRGDGQAGTIELVEGGLRVRGMLHAGERTGVLLETGGAAPTRVPVEELEAMLLDTQRYWRDWVARSTYRGRWREMVHRSAITLKLLTYAPTGALVAAPTAGLPEQVGGERNWDYRYTWIRDASFSVHALLGLGYAEEAEAFGQWLLARVQESAGDESGPLKIMYRVDGSSDLAETTLPSWSGYRDSSPVRIGNGAADQLQLDIYGEAMDSIQRAVDQGFQLSHVGWTEVSRMLDWVCDHWDTPEEGVWETRGGRQKFTFGRFMCWTALDRGIRLAESGGRPADVARWRHERDEIYRRLMTTSWDAERGAFVQHDGSTVLDAANLVMPAMGVISPRDPMWLSTLRAMEQELVSDSLVYRYNPAASPDGLRGSEGTFTLCSFWYVDALARTGRTEEAQLTFEKMLTYANHLGLYAEEIGLTGEQLGNFPQAFSHLSLINAAVNLDRLLDH, encoded by the coding sequence ATGGGCGATTACCCCGACATCTCGAACCATGGAGTGATCGGCGACCTGCAGACCGCGGCGCTCATCGACACCGAGGGCACGATCGACTGGTTCTGCGCCCCGCGGTTCGACTCGCCGAGCATCTTCGGCTCGCTGCTGGACGCCCAGCGCGGCGGGTTCTGCCGCGTGCGCCCCGACACCGACGACTACGTGACGCGGCAGCTGTACCTGCCCGACACCGCGATCCTCCTCACGCGCTACATGACCGAGGCGGGGGTCGGCGAGGTCATCGACTTCATGCCGATCGCCGGCCATGAGCCCACCGACCGACACCGGATCGCGCGGCTGATCCGCGTCGTCCGCGGCTCGATGGCGTTCGTCGGCGACATCCGGCCGGCGTTCGAGTACGGCACCGCCGAACACACCGGGATCGAGCCGGCGCCCGGCGACGGCGTCGTCTTCACCGGCGGCGGGCAGTCCCTGACCGTGCACCGGGTCGGCGACATCGTGCGCCGCGGCGATGGGCAGGCCGGGACCATCGAGCTCGTCGAGGGCGGCCTGCGGGTGCGCGGCATGCTCCACGCCGGTGAGCGCACCGGCGTGCTGCTCGAGACGGGAGGCGCGGCGCCCACCCGCGTCCCGGTCGAAGAGCTCGAGGCGATGCTGCTGGACACCCAGCGGTACTGGCGCGACTGGGTGGCCCGGTCGACGTACCGCGGGCGCTGGCGCGAGATGGTGCACCGTTCCGCCATCACACTGAAGCTCCTCACCTACGCGCCCACCGGAGCCCTGGTCGCGGCGCCGACGGCGGGCCTGCCGGAACAGGTCGGCGGCGAGCGCAACTGGGACTACCGCTACACCTGGATCCGCGACGCCTCCTTCTCGGTGCACGCCCTGCTCGGGCTCGGCTACGCCGAAGAGGCCGAGGCGTTCGGGCAGTGGCTCCTCGCCCGCGTGCAGGAGAGCGCCGGCGACGAGTCGGGGCCGCTGAAGATCATGTACCGCGTCGACGGATCGTCCGACCTCGCCGAGACGACGCTGCCCTCCTGGAGCGGCTATCGCGACTCCTCGCCGGTCCGCATCGGAAACGGCGCCGCCGACCAGCTGCAGCTGGACATCTACGGCGAGGCGATGGACTCGATCCAGCGCGCCGTCGACCAGGGCTTCCAGCTCAGCCACGTGGGCTGGACGGAGGTGAGCCGCATGCTCGACTGGGTCTGCGACCACTGGGACACCCCCGAGGAGGGGGTGTGGGAGACGCGGGGCGGCCGCCAGAAGTTCACGTTCGGCCGCTTCATGTGCTGGACGGCCCTGGACCGCGGCATCCGTCTCGCCGAATCCGGCGGCCGGCCGGCCGACGTCGCCCGCTGGCGGCACGAGCGCGACGAGATCTACCGCCGGCTGATGACGACGTCGTGGGATGCCGAGCGCGGCGCGTTCGTACAGCACGACGGCAGCACCGTGCTCGACGCCGCGAACCTCGTGATGCCCGCCATGGGCGTCATCTCGCCGCGCGATCCGATGTGGCTCTCGACGCTGCGGGCGATGGAGCAGGAGCTGGTGTCGGACAGCCTGGTCTACCGCTACAACCCGGCCGCGTCGCCCGACGGGCTGCGCGGCTCGGAGGGCACCTTCACCCTCTGCTCGTTCTGGTACGTCGACGCGCTCGCGCGCACCGGCCGCACGGAAGAGGCGCAGCTCACCTTCGAGAAGATGCTGACCTACGCCAACCACCTCGGGCTCTACGCGGAGGAGATCGGGCTGACCGGCGAGCAGCTCGGCAATTTCCCCCAGGCCTTCAGCCACCTCTCTCTCATCAACGCGGCCGTGAACCTGGATCGTCTGCTCGATCACTAG
- a CDS encoding DUF4870 domain-containing protein, whose amino-acid sequence MTTPPPQYPYGAAAPPQPMTPADEKLWATLVHLGGLFFGFLAPLVGYLVLKDRGPFVRAHTATALNFQLTLLIAYVVGTVLTFLIIGIFILIAAYILNIVLCIVAAVKANRGEWYTYPLTIRFLS is encoded by the coding sequence ATGACGACGCCTCCGCCGCAGTACCCGTACGGCGCTGCAGCCCCGCCCCAGCCGATGACCCCCGCCGATGAGAAGCTGTGGGCCACCCTCGTGCACCTCGGTGGCCTGTTCTTCGGCTTCCTTGCGCCGCTCGTGGGCTACCTCGTGCTGAAGGACCGCGGCCCCTTCGTCCGTGCCCACACCGCGACGGCGCTGAACTTCCAGCTCACACTGCTCATCGCGTACGTCGTGGGCACGGTGCTGACATTCCTCATCATCGGCATCTTCATCCTCATCGCCGCGTACATCCTGAACATCGTCCTGTGCATCGTCGCGGCGGTGAAGGCGAACCGGGGGGAGTGGTACACGTACCCGCTCACCATCAGGTTCCTGAGCTGA